A stretch of Myroides oncorhynchi DNA encodes these proteins:
- a CDS encoding Crp/Fnr family transcriptional regulator codes for MPEKYLEAFIVHLKQTIVLDQLAINRVLEVVEVVKLKRKEFLLTPGQPSNYMRFIADGSIRSYHLDENSQEHTLQIGIENWWVNDLYSFLTQKDSQLYIQAIEPAIVLQINRSNLEQLYIDIPEMSTFFRIKIQNAYVALQDRMLENLSTDVYTRYQKFIKEYRDIEQRVPQYVVASYLGVTPEFLSYLKKKHL; via the coding sequence ATGCCAGAGAAGTATTTAGAAGCTTTTATAGTTCACTTAAAACAAACAATAGTACTAGATCAGCTAGCTATTAATAGAGTGTTAGAAGTGGTGGAAGTAGTAAAATTAAAGAGAAAGGAGTTTTTACTGACCCCAGGACAACCTTCTAATTATATGCGTTTTATTGCAGATGGAAGTATAAGAAGTTATCACCTTGATGAAAATAGTCAAGAACATACACTTCAGATAGGAATTGAGAATTGGTGGGTTAATGACTTGTATAGTTTTCTTACCCAAAAAGATTCACAGTTATATATACAGGCTATAGAACCTGCTATAGTCTTACAGATAAATCGTTCTAATCTTGAACAATTATATATAGATATCCCTGAGATGTCTACTTTCTTCAGAATTAAAATTCAGAATGCTTATGTAGCCCTACAAGATAGAATGCTAGAAAATCTTAGTACTGATGTATATACTCGTTATCAAAAGTTCATTAAAGAATATAGAGATATAGAACAGCGTGTACCCCAGTATGTTGTTGCCTCTTATTTAGGAGTAACCCCAGAGTTTCTTAGTTATTTAAAGAAAAAACACCTATAA
- a CDS encoding DMT family transporter — MNWIILIIGGLFEVAFTFCLGKAKETSGGEAIGWYAGFLLALVLSMAALVKATQSLPLGTAYAVWTGIGAVGTVLVGIFVFKDPATFWRMFFIATLIGSIIGLKVVAVS; from the coding sequence ATGAACTGGATTATTTTAATTATAGGAGGGTTATTTGAAGTTGCATTTACATTTTGCTTAGGTAAAGCGAAAGAAACTTCAGGGGGTGAAGCTATTGGATGGTATGCAGGTTTCTTGTTGGCATTAGTGTTAAGTATGGCTGCATTAGTTAAAGCAACTCAATCTTTACCTTTAGGAACAGCGTATGCAGTCTGGACAGGGATAGGAGCTGTAGGTACAGTGTTAGTAGGGATATTCGTATTTAAAGATCCTGCTACATTCTGGAGAATGTTTTTTATTGCCACACTGATAGGATCTATAATCGGATTAAAAGTAGTAGCTGTATCTTAA
- a CDS encoding PLP-dependent aminotransferase family protein, with the protein MPSPVKIPYESFIKIDRNSSTAIYMQIANQFSNAIQRNFIPEGTKLPGSRTMANLLGVNRNTVIAAFEEIATQGWIEMLANKGCFVLDKKSFTLKKLKGIDYKSLQQYPNKPGYSYLSSNLLDSPIESNHCDYIFNDGTTDTRIIQIDQLSSFYSANLKRKSSKKKLYNSQYDDNYSFRISMANYLNLSRGLHINKNNILITRNTEMSIYIACRVLLSTGDKVLVTDLSYYSRNMIFQEAGATVLTVPIDQQGIDVIAVEKMCKNNEIRMLYLTPHHHYPTTVTLSAQRRVQLLNLAHKYGFIILEDDYDYDFRYEKSSVLPLASVDTNGMVVYVGSFGKSLAPSFENGFIVAPESVLLEMQKYLRLLDPKGDIIMEQVLNELIEEGEIFRYLKKASKIYRERRDNFAELLDRFFGDNIKFQLPAGGLAIWIEWNIPINLMQLQKECLKNNLFLPKTILYQNKTMRGIRLGFGHLNKEEMEVNLDILYRSIQKLTS; encoded by the coding sequence ATGCCTAGTCCAGTTAAAATACCTTATGAGAGTTTTATAAAAATAGATAGAAACTCTTCAACAGCGATTTACATGCAGATAGCAAATCAGTTTAGCAATGCAATACAACGCAATTTCATCCCTGAAGGTACAAAACTACCTGGTTCTAGAACTATGGCTAATTTATTAGGGGTTAATAGAAATACTGTCATAGCTGCATTTGAAGAAATAGCGACACAAGGATGGATAGAAATGTTAGCGAATAAGGGGTGTTTTGTTTTAGATAAAAAATCTTTTACTTTAAAAAAACTAAAAGGAATTGATTACAAATCACTTCAACAATACCCTAACAAACCAGGCTATTCTTACCTCTCTAGTAATCTACTAGATTCTCCTATTGAGTCTAATCATTGTGATTATATTTTCAATGATGGTACGACTGATACTAGAATTATTCAAATAGATCAACTATCTTCATTCTATAGCGCTAATCTCAAAAGAAAAAGTAGTAAAAAGAAGCTTTATAATAGTCAATATGATGATAATTATTCTTTTAGGATAAGTATGGCAAATTACCTAAATCTCTCAAGAGGGCTTCATATCAACAAAAATAATATTTTAATTACCCGTAACACAGAGATGAGCATATACATAGCTTGTCGTGTGCTTCTTTCTACAGGAGATAAAGTACTAGTGACTGACCTTAGTTACTATTCTCGAAATATGATCTTCCAAGAAGCAGGTGCAACAGTCTTAACTGTTCCTATCGACCAGCAAGGTATAGATGTGATAGCAGTAGAAAAGATGTGTAAAAATAATGAAATACGCATGCTGTACTTAACTCCTCATCATCACTACCCTACAACTGTTACCTTAAGCGCACAAAGAAGAGTACAGTTATTAAACTTAGCCCATAAGTACGGTTTTATTATCTTAGAAGATGACTATGACTACGATTTTCGATATGAGAAAAGCTCAGTATTACCGCTAGCTAGTGTAGATACTAATGGGATGGTAGTCTATGTAGGTTCTTTTGGAAAATCATTAGCGCCAAGTTTTGAAAATGGTTTTATAGTAGCCCCAGAAAGTGTATTATTAGAAATGCAAAAATACCTGCGCTTACTTGATCCTAAAGGAGATATTATTATGGAACAGGTATTAAACGAACTAATAGAAGAAGGAGAAATATTTAGATATTTAAAAAAGGCATCTAAAATATATAGGGAGCGCAGAGATAACTTCGCTGAATTATTAGATCGCTTTTTTGGTGACAATATAAAGTTTCAACTACCTGCAGGAGGATTGGCAATATGGATAGAGTGGAATATACCAATCAATCTTATGCAGTTACAAAAAGAATGCTTAAAGAATAACCTTTTTTTGCCTAAAACAATACTTTATCAAAATAAAACTATGAGAGGTATACGATTGGGATTTGGGCATTTAAACAAAGAGGAAATGGAAGTTAATCTAGATATTCTATATCGATCTATTCAAAAACTCACTTCTTAA
- a CDS encoding lipocalin family protein gives MQFKNYTFIIILLILVSCKKEDSFHRPEMDSSETTVAKSIQGNWTEFIPFNKEKPKSFTLKESGDASSINVINKQYTHWWVNSHQLCVLAESDTNKRDTLFFSLKAVSDKVIVLEHNNQEYTYKRIE, from the coding sequence ATGCAATTTAAGAACTATACATTTATTATTATTCTATTGATACTAGTTAGCTGTAAAAAAGAAGATTCTTTTCATCGCCCAGAAATGGACTCGTCAGAAACTACTGTTGCCAAAAGTATTCAAGGTAATTGGACTGAATTCATTCCTTTCAATAAAGAGAAACCTAAAAGCTTTACTTTAAAAGAGAGTGGAGATGCTTCTTCTATAAATGTTATCAATAAACAATACACACACTGGTGGGTGAATAGTCATCAATTATGTGTTCTTGCTGAAAGTGATACTAACAAACGTGATACTTTATTCTTTTCTCTAAAAGCTGTAAGCGATAAAGTAATAGTACTTGAGCATAATAATCAAGAATATACTTACAAAAGAATAGAATAG
- a CDS encoding DUF4328 domain-containing protein has translation MEIIKKHKDSMLLSNVSRGNALAVAIKMLIISSVASLNCLLIQYVIYKNANEGVHYINRDLMKFETINYIVTLFNIVASLFFLIVLIVWFFRAYSNMQSVDSRLTDSKYWILLGWLVPIFNFIMPYRLLNKMTICAVLYIKKSTAIQLKRFKSYWILLIWISFILIYFMRMYQYRIMAIADVMYTIKLGVLIHGVILTTILLFASYFNFYRNLEALIYKKELENSGDSTDYIELVRE, from the coding sequence TTGGAGATAATTAAAAAACACAAGGATTCTATGTTACTGTCTAATGTTAGTAGAGGGAATGCTCTTGCAGTTGCTATTAAGATGTTGATTATTTCATCAGTAGCATCTTTAAATTGTTTATTGATCCAATACGTAATCTACAAAAATGCTAATGAAGGAGTTCATTATATCAATAGAGATTTAATGAAATTTGAAACAATAAATTATATCGTTACCCTATTTAATATTGTAGCGAGTTTATTCTTTCTTATAGTGCTAATAGTGTGGTTTTTTAGAGCATATTCAAATATGCAGAGTGTTGACTCTAGACTAACAGATTCTAAGTATTGGATTTTATTGGGTTGGTTAGTACCTATTTTTAACTTTATAATGCCTTATAGATTGCTTAATAAGATGACTATATGTGCAGTGTTATATATTAAAAAAAGTACAGCGATACAGCTCAAAAGATTTAAGTCTTATTGGATTTTATTAATATGGATTAGTTTTATCTTGATTTACTTTATGCGTATGTATCAATATAGAATAATGGCAATAGCAGATGTTATGTATACCATCAAATTAGGTGTCTTAATTCATGGAGTCATATTAACTACTATATTGCTCTTTGCTTCTTATTTTAATTTTTATAGAAATCTAGAGGCTTTAATTTATAAGAAAGAGTTAGAGAATAGTGGGGATTCGACAGATTATATTGAATTAGTAAGGGAGTAA
- a CDS encoding tyrosine-protein phosphatase, whose amino-acid sequence MRCYNIILYVLTSFSLVGCSYKAYQPIVFSDLDANRSIVENKKGYIANLSTDEQLWLDNNSHVTTEVGQFYIHTKDRNTYKVIQHNDTTYLSNRHIVFKDVHNFRDMGGIMNKEGKQIVWGHFFRSGHLSKLKANEFDKVNGLGIKTVIDLRTDKELAKKPDRIPAGISYNNVQVYDDSEDMFSKTKKEVLKGKITPIQADSLVMEFYKLYMLENPQFVKGIVDQLFDSDDAVLFHCSAGKDRTGMIGALVLSILEVDREIILSEYMLSNNYRAKEVEKLLKLAKIGKVIYPKIDYQVIENFSWIKPIYIEAMFRGIEGKYGSMDNYITNGLGISKEKRQQYIDKYTY is encoded by the coding sequence ATGCGTTGTTATAATATCATACTTTATGTATTGACCTCTTTTTCGTTGGTAGGTTGCTCTTATAAAGCATATCAACCTATTGTGTTTTCAGATTTGGATGCTAATCGAAGTATTGTAGAAAATAAGAAAGGATATATAGCTAACTTATCTACTGATGAACAACTCTGGTTAGATAATAATAGCCATGTAACAACAGAGGTCGGACAGTTTTATATTCATACTAAGGATAGAAATACTTACAAAGTTATACAGCATAATGATACTACTTATTTATCTAATAGACATATTGTATTTAAAGACGTTCATAACTTTAGAGATATGGGAGGTATAATGAATAAAGAAGGAAAGCAGATTGTATGGGGACATTTTTTTAGAAGTGGACATTTATCTAAATTAAAAGCAAATGAATTTGATAAGGTAAATGGGTTAGGTATAAAGACAGTCATAGATTTGCGTACTGATAAAGAATTAGCAAAGAAGCCAGATAGAATACCTGCAGGTATATCTTATAATAATGTACAAGTATATGATGACTCTGAAGATATGTTCTCGAAGACCAAAAAAGAAGTGTTAAAAGGCAAAATCACACCAATACAAGCAGATAGTTTAGTAATGGAGTTTTACAAGCTTTATATGCTTGAAAATCCTCAATTTGTAAAAGGTATAGTAGATCAATTATTTGATAGTGATGATGCAGTATTATTTCACTGTTCTGCTGGCAAAGATAGAACAGGGATGATAGGAGCGTTAGTGTTGAGTATCCTAGAAGTAGATAGAGAGATTATTTTATCAGAGTACATGTTGTCTAATAATTATAGAGCTAAAGAGGTAGAGAAGCTTTTAAAGTTAGCAAAGATAGGAAAGGTGATATATCCTAAGATAGACTATCAAGTAATAGAAAACTTTTCATGGATAAAACCAATTTATATTGAAGCAATGTTCAGGGGAATTGAAGGGAAGTATGGTTCTATGGATAATTATATCACTAACGGATTAGGAATAAGTAAGGAGAAAAGACAGCAATATATAGATAAATATACTTATTAG
- a CDS encoding catalase: protein MKETKLTTASGRPYVDHEDSLTAGARGPVLLEDYILHEKLAHFNRERIPERIVHAKGAGAYGTFTVTNDITKYTKAKLFSEVGKQTELFIRFSTVGGEKGSADSERDPRGFAVKFYTEDGNWDLVGNNTPVFFIKDAKKFPDFIHTQKRHPMTNLKSATMVWDFWSLNPESLHQVMILMSDRGTPFGYRHMNGYGSHTFSMINSDNVRVYVKFHFKTAQGIKNLTGPEADDMRAKDMDYAQRDLNDHIANGDFPKWNLKIQVMTEQQAKEAIVNPFDVTKVWPHAEYPLIDVGVMELNKSPRNYFQDVEQAAFAPAHIVDGIGFSPDKMLQGRLLSYPDAQRYRLGTNYEQIPVNRCPYMTNNYQRDGYMRVDGNGEDAPNYFPNSFDNIKVDQSYAEPAQELNSVIADRYDRNGEGENDHYSQPGKLYEIMTAEEKTNTVANIVAAMGGIDGPKRDEIIGRQLCHWFRANMELGMRIAQGLNFDVSKHMNS from the coding sequence ATGAAAGAAACTAAATTAACAACAGCATCAGGAAGACCATATGTAGATCATGAAGATTCATTAACAGCAGGAGCTAGAGGACCTGTCTTATTAGAAGATTATATTTTGCATGAGAAGCTTGCTCACTTTAATAGAGAGCGTATTCCAGAGCGTATAGTACACGCTAAAGGAGCAGGAGCGTATGGTACATTTACAGTAACTAATGATATTACAAAGTATACAAAAGCGAAGTTGTTTAGCGAAGTTGGAAAACAAACAGAACTATTTATTCGCTTTTCTACTGTAGGAGGTGAGAAAGGGTCTGCAGATTCAGAACGTGATCCACGTGGTTTCGCTGTTAAGTTTTATACAGAAGACGGTAATTGGGATTTAGTAGGAAATAATACTCCTGTTTTCTTTATAAAAGATGCCAAAAAATTCCCGGATTTTATACATACACAAAAAAGACACCCTATGACTAATCTAAAGTCAGCTACTATGGTATGGGATTTCTGGTCATTAAATCCTGAAAGTTTACACCAAGTAATGATTTTGATGTCAGATAGAGGTACGCCATTCGGGTATAGACATATGAACGGATATGGTAGTCATACGTTTTCTATGATTAATAGTGATAATGTAAGAGTGTATGTGAAGTTTCATTTTAAAACAGCACAAGGTATTAAAAACCTAACAGGACCTGAGGCGGATGATATGAGAGCTAAGGATATGGATTATGCACAACGAGATTTAAACGACCACATTGCTAATGGAGATTTTCCTAAATGGAATTTAAAGATTCAGGTAATGACAGAACAGCAAGCAAAAGAGGCAATAGTAAATCCATTTGATGTCACTAAAGTTTGGCCTCATGCTGAGTATCCTCTTATTGATGTTGGTGTGATGGAGTTGAACAAAAGTCCACGTAACTATTTTCAAGATGTAGAACAGGCTGCTTTTGCACCAGCACATATCGTAGATGGTATCGGTTTTTCACCAGATAAAATGCTTCAAGGACGTTTATTGTCTTATCCAGATGCACAACGTTATAGATTAGGAACTAACTATGAACAAATACCAGTAAATCGCTGCCCTTATATGACTAATAATTACCAAAGAGATGGTTATATGAGAGTAGATGGAAATGGAGAGGATGCTCCAAACTATTTCCCAAATAGTTTTGATAACATCAAAGTTGATCAAAGTTATGCAGAACCAGCTCAAGAGCTAAATAGTGTAATAGCGGATAGATATGATAGAAATGGAGAAGGAGAGAATGATCACTATAGCCAACCTGGCAAACTATATGAGATTATGACAGCTGAAGAAAAAACAAATACAGTAGCTAATATCGTTGCAGCTATGGGCGGAATAGACGGACCTAAGCGCGATGAAATTATCGGTAGACAACTTTGTCACTGGTTTAGAGCGAATATGGAGTTAGGTATGAGAATTGCTCAGGGCTTAAACTTCGATGTAAGTAAACACATGAATTCATAA
- a CDS encoding sensor histidine kinase, with amino-acid sequence MWCKYFFFFLVVLVFSNCVKKEGNESNSKSQVIDAAVKSVMLTDSLYKSESNRLTKYLLTFTTYANSNQHLPSLTKSKTKKNHISKQFTQALSLGDSVTIAQSSFALGEYFQHNIIPDSSYYYYHKATQYYKKLKDTINLQQTYLYLGVLLNDNGVFPEAELQVKKSLSLNQTSETRSYKKYSQLYVLATAKLGLEEYDKAIELFHAADRILNHTRIREKYNEYQIRLNRIAIKNNLAKAYIAKNEYEEAEYIIESALMDLGNVREVDRNLFLPLLLSKLGEVELATEDYQSALVFIQESLELNVKLNNVYSLNKDNLLYAKYNFSAGNDSAGSHLVNQVLKSAKIFNDLESQRDAIALKLLYDVGSAKENLYQYKKISEQVTNSNNIIRSRFARLKYESDSLIRSNQALKDQNSLIVFFSITLVLFFIGAIVAIVFRNKAKEIAIVQMYQKDTEKYYDSIIHIQNRIATAQESERKKFAKELHDGILNKLFVTRFSLLQLEQENLEQIKEVLVKEVHEVEVFIKNSSHALFADDKFLVHDFKQLIEELVTIQNRNFYTQFSCNIDSRLELERLSHHVKVNIYRILQEAFQNVQKYAEATICTLTLEYVSDTEFIIQVKDNGRGFDIKTVNRGLGLKNIEDRLYLLRSKLFLKSRKGEGTKLMFVIFV; translated from the coding sequence ATGTGGTGTAAATATTTTTTCTTTTTTTTAGTTGTATTAGTGTTTAGTAATTGTGTTAAAAAAGAAGGTAATGAGTCTAATAGTAAGAGTCAAGTGATAGATGCAGCAGTAAAAAGCGTTATGTTGACCGATTCTCTCTATAAAAGTGAGAGTAATCGCTTGACAAAATATTTGTTGACATTTACTACATATGCTAATAGCAATCAACATTTACCTTCACTTACTAAAAGTAAAACAAAGAAAAATCATATAAGTAAGCAATTTACACAAGCTCTATCTTTAGGAGACAGTGTTACAATAGCCCAAAGTAGCTTTGCTTTAGGGGAGTATTTTCAGCATAATATAATTCCAGATAGTAGTTACTACTATTATCACAAAGCGACTCAGTATTATAAAAAATTAAAAGATACTATAAACCTTCAACAGACTTACTTGTATTTAGGAGTATTGCTAAATGATAATGGAGTATTTCCAGAAGCCGAATTACAAGTAAAAAAGTCTTTAAGTTTAAATCAAACTAGTGAAACTAGAAGCTATAAAAAATACAGTCAATTATATGTATTAGCTACTGCCAAGCTAGGGTTAGAAGAGTATGATAAAGCGATCGAGCTATTTCATGCAGCAGATCGTATTTTAAATCACACTCGAATAAGGGAAAAATATAATGAATACCAAATAAGGCTAAATCGAATAGCTATTAAAAATAACTTAGCTAAAGCTTACATCGCTAAAAATGAGTATGAAGAGGCTGAGTATATTATTGAATCTGCATTGATGGATTTAGGAAATGTTAGAGAAGTTGATAGGAACCTATTTTTACCTTTGCTTTTGAGTAAACTAGGTGAAGTCGAATTAGCAACAGAGGATTATCAATCAGCTTTAGTGTTTATCCAAGAATCACTAGAATTAAATGTGAAATTAAATAATGTATACTCTCTCAATAAAGACAACCTGCTTTATGCAAAGTATAATTTTTCAGCAGGTAACGATAGTGCTGGATCTCATCTTGTCAATCAGGTATTAAAATCAGCCAAGATATTTAACGATTTAGAATCACAAAGAGATGCTATTGCACTTAAGTTGCTATACGATGTAGGAAGTGCAAAGGAAAATCTATATCAATATAAGAAAATAAGCGAACAGGTAACAAATAGTAATAATATTATTCGCAGTAGATTTGCTCGTTTAAAATATGAATCAGATAGTCTGATACGTTCAAATCAAGCTCTTAAAGACCAGAATAGTCTTATTGTATTTTTCAGTATTACACTTGTACTATTTTTTATAGGAGCAATAGTGGCAATAGTTTTTAGAAATAAAGCAAAAGAAATAGCAATAGTTCAGATGTATCAAAAAGATACTGAAAAGTATTACGATTCGATAATTCACATTCAAAATAGAATTGCTACTGCACAAGAAAGCGAACGTAAGAAATTTGCTAAAGAGCTTCACGATGGTATATTAAACAAGCTTTTTGTTACTCGTTTCTCTTTATTGCAATTAGAACAAGAAAACTTAGAACAGATTAAAGAGGTTTTGGTAAAAGAAGTACATGAAGTCGAAGTCTTTATTAAAAATAGTTCTCATGCTTTGTTTGCGGATGATAAGTTCTTAGTTCATGATTTTAAGCAATTAATAGAAGAGTTAGTAACAATCCAAAATAGGAATTTTTATACTCAATTTAGCTGTAACATAGATTCAAGATTAGAGTTAGAAAGACTCTCTCATCATGTGAAAGTGAATATTTATCGCATTCTTCAAGAAGCTTTTCAGAACGTTCAGAAGTATGCTGAGGCGACTATATGTACTTTAACTCTGGAATATGTATCTGATACAGAATTTATAATTCAAGTTAAGGATAATGGTAGAGGCTTCGATATCAAAACTGTAAATCGCGGTTTAGGATTAAAAAATATAGAAGATAGACTTTATTTGTTAAGATCTAAGTTATTTCTTAAGAGTAGAAAAGGGGAAGGAACTAAACTGATGTTTGTTATTTTTGTCTAA
- a CDS encoding cryptochrome/photolyase family protein, with product MNREEIVVFWFRRDLRLEDNVALYYALQSGYCVLPIFIFDKDILKQFTNPTDKRLEYIHQALSRVNDTLSKLGTGVLCFHNTVMEVFASLMQKYEVKAVYTNEDYEPRTIKRDAEVEQFLASQSILLNRYKDHVIFRGGEILKQDGTPYQVYTPYAKQWRLLLTERHLFDYSVELNREMFYTMECALPTLEELGYKQSQVKYDVPQIDLFIVSNYDQYRDYPGVEGTSKLGVALRFGTISVRHCVRIALKENAVWLSELIWREFFGQILYLYPQVENNCFKAKYEAVQYRNNETEYEAWCEGNTGYPLVDAGMRELNATGFMHNRVRMVVASFLTKHLLIDWRWGEAYFAQQLLDYDLASNNGNWQWVAGCGCDAAPYFRVFNPTEQVKKFDKNGVYLDKWVPEWRELTYVQPIVDHKFARERVLNAFKKALEK from the coding sequence ATGAATAGAGAAGAAATAGTTGTTTTTTGGTTTAGACGTGATTTGCGTTTAGAGGATAATGTTGCTTTGTATTATGCTTTACAAAGTGGATATTGTGTACTACCTATCTTTATTTTTGACAAGGATATATTAAAACAGTTTACCAATCCAACCGATAAGCGTTTAGAATATATTCATCAAGCATTGTCTAGAGTGAATGATACTTTATCAAAATTAGGTACAGGTGTACTATGTTTTCATAATACAGTGATGGAAGTATTTGCCTCTCTAATGCAGAAGTATGAAGTGAAAGCTGTTTATACTAATGAGGATTATGAACCACGTACGATTAAAAGAGATGCAGAAGTAGAACAGTTTTTAGCAAGTCAAAGTATTCTGCTAAATAGATATAAAGACCACGTTATCTTTAGAGGAGGAGAGATCTTAAAACAAGATGGTACACCTTATCAAGTGTATACACCTTATGCTAAACAATGGAGACTGTTATTGACTGAACGACATTTATTTGATTATTCAGTTGAGTTAAATCGTGAGATGTTTTATACAATGGAATGTGCCTTACCTACTTTAGAAGAACTAGGTTATAAGCAAAGTCAGGTCAAATATGATGTTCCACAAATAGATCTGTTTATAGTCTCTAATTATGATCAATATAGAGATTATCCTGGAGTAGAAGGAACGAGTAAGTTAGGAGTAGCTCTTCGCTTCGGTACTATATCTGTGAGACATTGTGTGAGAATAGCATTGAAGGAGAATGCGGTATGGCTATCAGAGTTAATATGGAGAGAGTTCTTTGGTCAGATACTATATTTATATCCACAAGTAGAGAACAATTGTTTTAAGGCAAAGTATGAAGCTGTTCAATATCGAAATAACGAAACTGAATACGAAGCTTGGTGTGAAGGTAATACAGGTTATCCATTAGTGGATGCAGGTATGCGCGAGCTGAATGCTACTGGGTTTATGCATAATCGAGTGAGGATGGTTGTTGCTAGTTTTTTGACTAAACATCTATTGATAGATTGGAGATGGGGAGAAGCCTACTTCGCACAGCAGTTACTAGATTATGATTTGGCTTCTAATAATGGTAACTGGCAATGGGTAGCAGGATGTGGATGTGATGCAGCACCATACTTTAGAGTATTTAATCCGACAGAACAAGTAAAGAAGTTTGATAAGAACGGAGTTTATTTAGATAAATGGGTACCTGAATGGCGAGAGTTGACTTATGTACAACCCATAGTTGATCATAAATTTGCAAGAGAACGTGTGCTCAACGCCTTTAAAAAAGCATTGGAAAAATAG
- a CDS encoding anion permease, which produces MKEVNLKNLAITAVVGIALWFCPIPEGVTPDAWHLFAIFVSTILGIILKAAPMGTMCMLAVGLTAFFQLLAPGDPGKSIALSLSGFGDKVIWLIGISFFIARGFIKTGLGNRIAFLFIRAFGKSTLGLAYGLGLADLVLAPAIPSNTARGGGIIYPIMKSMSMNFGSDATKPETHKKLGSFLTLNCYYMNLIASSMFLTGTASNPMCQKFAADMGINISWMSWAAAGLVPGLVAFILTPIVLYKIFPPELKKTGDAPKVAAEKLKEMGKLSIPEILMLVTFVILLGLWITGDLFSIDATTTAFIGLAILLLTSVLTWEDVKAEKGAWDTIVWFAVLVMMASSLNKLGFIGWFSDLVKGKMGDMDWHYAFPIIVIVYFFSHYIFASATAHVAAMYAALLGVGVSLGVPPVLLAMMLGFMGSIYGTLTHYGHGPAPVFFGSGYVELKSWWTYGLIIGVMLLIIYLVVGTSWMSLIGAF; this is translated from the coding sequence ATGAAAGAAGTAAATCTTAAGAATCTTGCGATTACCGCAGTAGTTGGTATCGCTCTATGGTTTTGCCCTATTCCAGAAGGAGTAACACCAGACGCATGGCATTTATTTGCCATCTTCGTTAGTACTATTTTAGGTATTATCTTAAAAGCAGCACCAATGGGAACGATGTGTATGTTAGCCGTAGGTCTAACAGCATTCTTCCAATTATTAGCGCCTGGAGATCCTGGTAAATCGATAGCCCTTAGTTTAAGTGGTTTTGGAGATAAAGTAATTTGGTTGATAGGGATCTCATTCTTTATTGCTAGAGGATTTATTAAAACAGGATTAGGGAATAGAATTGCCTTTTTATTTATTCGCGCTTTTGGTAAAAGTACTTTAGGATTAGCATATGGATTAGGCTTAGCAGATTTAGTATTAGCACCAGCTATCCCAAGTAATACAGCTCGTGGGGGAGGTATTATCTATCCTATCATGAAGTCAATGTCGATGAACTTTGGTTCTGATGCTACAAAACCAGAAACACATAAGAAATTAGGTTCTTTCTTAACATTGAATTGTTATTATATGAACTTGATTGCATCTTCAATGTTCTTAACAGGTACAGCGAGTAACCCTATGTGTCAGAAGTTCGCAGCTGATATGGGGATTAATATTTCTTGGATGTCTTGGGCAGCTGCAGGTCTTGTACCTGGGTTAGTTGCCTTTATTTTGACTCCAATCGTACTTTATAAGATATTCCCACCAGAACTTAAGAAAACAGGTGACGCTCCTAAAGTAGCAGCTGAGAAATTAAAAGAGATGGGTAAGTTATCTATACCAGAGATTTTAATGTTAGTGACATTCGTTATTTTATTAGGGCTGTGGATTACAGGGGATTTATTTAGTATTGATGCCACTACTACAGCATTTATCGGATTAGCTATATTATTATTAACCTCTGTACTAACCTGGGAAGATGTCAAGGCTGAAAAAGGAGCTTGGGATACTATTGTATGGTTCGCAGTGTTGGTAATGATGGCGAGTTCATTAAATAAATTAGGATTCATTGGATGGTTTAGTGATTTAGTAAAAGGTAAAATGGGCGATATGGATTGGCATTATGCCTTCCCGATTATCGTAATTGTTTACTTCTTTAGTCACTATATCTTTGCGAGTGCTACAGCTCACGTTGCAGCGATGTATGCAGCATTGTTAGGAGTAGGAGTTTCGCTAGGTGTACCTCCAGTTTTACTAGCTATGATGTTAGGTTTTATGGGATCTATCTATGGAACATTAACACACTATGGACATGGACCTGCACCTGTATTCTTCGGAAGTGGCTATGTAGAGTTAAAGTCATGGTGGACCTACGGATTAATCATAGGAGTAATGTTATTAATCATTTATCTAGTAGTAGGTACAAGTTGGATGAGTTTAATAGGTGCCTTTTAG